Sequence from the Paenibacillus tundrae genome:
TGCACTTGCACTACCTTTGTTCATCAGGACAGTGATCGGATAAGGTTTACCGGAGCCATTCGACTTACTTTGTTCCTTCTTACCGTTCTTGTCTTCAACCTGAACGATAACCTTATCTTTTGGAACAAACTGCTCGGCAATCTCGATCACGACTTGCAGCACACCGCCTGGATCATTTCGTACGTCAATGATCAGACCCTTCATGTTCTGCTTCTCAAGTTTAGCTAACTCTTCCTTGAAGCGTTCACCCGTATTTAATGAGAATTGTGTGATGGTAATAACCCCCACCCCATTATCCTCCATGTGGGCATAGATCGTCTCCAAATCAATGTCGTCCCGAACAATAACAAATTCAATCAGCTCGGTAGATCCGGCACGTTTAACCTGTACCTTGGCTTCACTACCTTTTGGGCCTCTGATTTTGTTAACGGCCTTATTTAGCTCTAGACCTTGCAACGTTTCACCGTTGACAGACATGATGATATCTTTTGCCCGAATACCAGCTTTCTCTGCTGGTGATCCTTTGATCGGAGACACAACAACCACGTTTCCATCCTGAGACGAAACCTCTGCACCAATACCAGTAAATGAACCCTCTATGGATTCCTCGAACTGAGCTGCTGTCTCCTGCCCCATATAATTGGAGTATGGATCTCCGAGCGATTCCATCATTCCGTTGATCGCACCATCGATCAGTTTGGTTCGATCCACGTCTTTATAATAGTTTTTGGAGATCAAATCCATAGCGGTTTCAATCTTCTTCAGCTCGTTCTTCTGCTGCGTATTACCTGTCACACTGGCTAACAGGCCTTCACCTGGTGTCGTTGGACTAGCCATACCGGGAAAACTCATTAACACTAATGTGAGTAAGCTTCCTCCGAGTAGTGCTCCAATGACAAGCAGCAGCGCCGATCTTTTTTTCATCATCCGTTTGTCACCGCCTTTAGTTATGAACCATTCTAAGTTCATGGATCATCGAAGTCCAATTCCTGAACATGCCAACTTAGTATATGTCTAGCTTGTACGGAATATGTTTATTCCATTCGGTCAATGCGTCACGTTATTACAAATAGTTCATCGGATTTACTGCTGTACCATTATCTCGTACTTCAAAGTGCAAGTGAGGTCCTGTCGAGTTTCCTGTATTCCCTGACTCTGCAATGACATCACCTTTGCTAACCGTGTCGCCTTTGCCCACTTTGAATCCACCTTCACGTAAGTGACCATAGAGTGTCCATAGTCCACCACCATGATCCACAATAACGGTATATCCATAACCACTGTACCATTCAGCCATAATAACGATACCGCCAGAAGCTGCATGAACAGAAGTACCCACTGGAACAGCAAAATCCACACCATTATGCATTTTACCGACTACACCCGTAATTGGATGGGTACGAGGGCCAAACGGGGAAGAAATACGTCCTCCGGATACCGGTCTAGAGAAAATTCCGTTACCTGATGAATACGTAACCTCACTGCTACTATCCATGCTAACTCTAGTTGGATTCTTGGCTGCTGCTTTGGCTGCGGCAGCTGCACGAGCAGCGGCCTCTGCTTTAGCTTTAGCTGCGGCTGCAGCCTGCTCTTCGCGCAATTTATTTTTCTCCTGCAATAGAGCCGAACGTTTGCTAGCAATCTGCATCAGCACATCTTCCTGCTCTTGCGTTAATTCATCGGACTCTTCAATTTTAGCATCATAGGAAGCCAAAAGCACTTGCTTCTCTTGCTCTTTCTCATTCAACTGCGATTTACGCTGCTTCTTCTGAGCATAAAGGCTCTTAGCTTCAGCATACTGCTTATCCAGTTCTGCCTTTTTGTCTACCACGAGCTGCTTGTCCTTCTTATGCTCATCCAGCAGATGCTGATCCTGATCCACGATCGTTTTCAGCGAGTCCGCACGGGTTAAGAAATCAGAGAAGCTTGTGGAAGACAACAAGACGTCCAGATAAGATACTGCACCATCGGTATACATCAGACGTACACGGGATTCCAGCAATTTCTCTCTGGCTACGATCCGTTCCTCTGCAGCTTGAAGATCCTTCTTCGTTGTACGTAGATCTTCTTCCGTATTCTCAATCTGCAGTGAGACGTTTGCGAGTTCATCACTAACGACATTAATCTGCTCCAGAACAACCTTCAGGTAAGCGTTCGTTTTGTTCTTGTAATGCTGAGCTTCCTTTTTGTTGGCAGCGGCCTTTTTCTGCTCTTGTTTGGCTGTAGCCGCCTTGTTCTCTAGTTGTTGAATCTGCTGATCGATGTCACTGATACTACTCTTAGCATATCCGTCCGAAGGTTGAAACGTTAAGCTAGCTAACAATGTAAAAGCTAGCAGCGAAGCGGTTTTTTTCAAAATGTCGATCTCCCATCCTATGAATTCACAAGAAAGCAACCTGCACAGGCGGTGAACAAACATGTTCTCTGCTTTCTTTCATCTTAAGAAATTCGGTCTCTCCTACATATCGTCAAACAGCTCCATTTTGTGAACCTGCTATGCCATTCTAGTTTGCGAACGTTCAACATTCTACGTGGTATACGTAGGTCTAAACGTTAAGGGACTTACGGATGGACAGCGTACTGCCCAGTATGCCTACCAATACCCCTAGCCCGATCAATAAGGTTGCAAAGAGCACCCAAATATCTCCAAGCGGAACAAGGTTAAGCATCTGCATAAATACATCCTGACCAATGGTCGCCATAAGACGACTGTACCCAAAGAAGAGTACGGCTACTGTGACCGCTGAACCAATCAGTCCAATTAGCGCGCCTTCAATGAAGAACGGCCAACGAATGAACGTATTGGTTGCCCCAACCAGCTTCATGATGCCGATCTCTCGGCGACGGGCAAGAATCGTTACGCGAATCGTATTCGAGATCAGGAACATGGACATCAGACCTAGTCCCCCAACGAAGATAAATCCGATATTCCGAACCAGCTTCGTAAATTTGAACAATACTTCCACCGTTTCCTTGCCGTAATTCACTTTCATGATCGGCTTCTCCGGGTGTTTCTCGTTCAATGCTTCAATTTTTTGCGCTACAAAAGTAACGGTTTCCGGTTCAATGACCTCAACTTCAATGGTCTCCGGCAGTGGGTTATTATCCACATCGAAACCGCTCAGTACATTATCTGCACTGTCTCCGAGACGTTCACGGAACTCTTTCAGTCCATCTTCCTTAGAGACAAAGCGAATTTCACTTACTTCAGGCATGGCGCTGATTTCTTGTTCGAGTGTGTTACGTAATTGCTCGTCCACATTCAGTTCAAGAAACGTGCTGATCTCCACCTGACTGTCCACTTGGTTTGCCATAGAATTCACATTCAATACCAATAGCATAAATACACCAAGAATAAGCAGTGATACGATGATGGACATGATGGAGGCCACAGACATCCAGCCGTTGCGGAATACGTTTTTGAATCCCTCCCGCAAATGGCGCAAGAGAGTACTAAAATTCATAACCGTATTCTCCTCTCATCTGATCCCGTACGATCTGTCCACGTTCAATGGCAATAACTCGTTTACGCATCGTATTTACGATGTCTTTGTTATGGGTTGCCATGACGATTGTGGTTCCTCGGAAATTGATCTCATCCAGCAGTTGCATAATTCCCCATGACGTCTCTGGATCAAGGTTACCTGTAGGCTCGTCCGCGATAATAACCGACGGATTATTCACAATCGCCCGGGCGATGGCAATACGCTGCTGTTCCCCACCTGAGAGCTGCGAAGGCTCACGATTGGCTTTGCCACGCAATCCCACCAGATCAAGCACTTCCATCACTCGTTTCTTGATATGACGCTTCGGCGCTTCAATAACTTCCATAGCAAAAGCTACATTCTCGAACGCCGTCATCTTAGGCAGCAGTCGGAAGTCCTGGAATACAACACCGATATTACGGCGTACATAAGGGATTTTCCTTGGTTTCAGCTTACCGATATTAAATCCGTTAATGGATATTTGTCCTTTAGTCGGAACTTCTTCTCTGTACATCAATTTCATAAATGTCGATTTGCCTGCGCCAGACGGACCGACGATATAGACAAATTCATTGCGGTCGATCTTCACCGACACCCCTTGTAAAGCGTGGGTCCCATTGGCGTAGGTCTTCCACACGTCCTGCATTTCTATCACATCATCACTTCCTGCTCGCATAGTTAGCCATTATCATTTCGACACAATCCCGGCATTTCCTTTAAAAAGACCTGAATTTCATCAGGAGAAGTCCACTTCGACCTTTTTTGATGGTGAAGCATGGATTCATATGAAGTTTATTGTAACAAATTTGTTACCTATTGAGTACCCGAAAGTTTTCCTACATTGGATCATATATATAGAAAGTGTTACAAAGTGCGGAACAACAGAAGTAAAAAGGAGCGTACGGTTATGAAAAAAATACACGTGGCAGTCATTGCAATGTTCTCGATCCTCTTATTCGGTTCCGCATCCTATGGAATGATCTATATGTATGTGAACCAACCGTCGTTACCCCAGAAGGTACAGGTAGGCGGATGGCAGATCGGAGGAATGAATCGAGCCGATGTCATGCTTGAACTGGATGAACGGTTACAACAGCTGGCAGAGTGGCCTGTCATTTTGGAACTGGACGAACCCCTCGCGAAAACACTACCCTTTACAGCTGCGCAAACAGGCGCACATTACGATGCAGAAGGCTTCCGACTTGCCATGAAGCAACTGGAGGAAGGAAACCTGTGGGAACGTGCCTATGCACGTTATCATCTGGCTGAAGATTGGCCTGTGGAGCTGACGTATGATGCGACATCTTTAAAAACACAATTGAGCCCTGCTTGGGAAAAAGAAACCTTCGGTTCTCCTTCCAATGCTGTTCGCAGGATCACGCCTAGCGATAAGATTCAATACATCCCGGAAAAAGGTGTACGCCGCATCGCTTGGGATGAACTAACCCGTCAATTACAGGTCAAGCTACCTCATGATTTCAGCGCATTAGACTCGGAGGGCAAACCTGATTCGATCCGTATTCAGCTCCCACTGTATACGATGAAACCTGAAGTTACGGTGGACTCCTTGCGCTCAGAGGGCATTGAACGGAAAATCATTCAGTTCTCGACGGGGCTTGGCAATAGCAGTGAGGGTCGGGTACATAATGTGAGCGCAGCGGCCGAAGCCATTGACGGCATGGTTCTGAAGCCAGGTGCCATTTTTGATTATGAAAAAATTGTTCAAAAAGCCGAGAAGGAGTTCGGCTTCCGCGAAGCGCCGGTCATTGTGAATGGTCGACTGACGCCTGGAATTGGCGGGGGCATCTGTCAGGTATCCAGTACGATATATAATGCAGCCTTGCTCACAGGTCTCGATATCGTCGAACGTCGCAATCACTCCCTACCGGTGAAATATCTACCGAAAGGGTTAGACGCCACCTTTGCTTCTGGAGCCATTAACTTCCGTTTCAAAAATAACACTGAAAAATCGCTGCTGATCCATGCCGAGGTCAACAACCATCGGTTAGTCGTGAAGTTTTTTGGCACATTTCCGGAGAATGTCAGCTATGCCCTTGAATCTCGTACGATTGAAACGTTAAGTGTTCCGGTAAAATACGTATCCAGTAACGTTCTCCCCGATGGAGCACAGCAGGTACTACAAAACGGACAGCCTGGATATATTGTCGAGACTGTACGGACGAAGCGGGTAGATGGGAAAGTCGTCGAATCCAAAACCATTTCACGAGATACGTACAAAGCACAGAATCGCTTAATTGCTCGCCCGGGAAACAGCAGTGTACCTGATGAACAAGAGCCTTCCATTGTTGAGGATGGCATCTCGGATACCAAACAGCCTTAATTTCAACGTTGTTGTTATAGCTTCTACTTCTAATAGAAAATATTAAAAAAAGACAGACCTCTCGTCTCCCTTTCGGTTACGTGTGAAGTGTGTCTGTTCTATCTTGTGATGAAATGACTGCCCTCTCAATATAGCGATAATCAAAAGGTAACAGCTACATTCTCATCGAATTTCATCATTTGTCTAACAAAAAGGTTAATGACCGCCTGTGTATTCGCTTTGCTCTTCACCCACGACCATCTTCTCATTGCCCATGAAGAACGATGCGATTAGAGCGAGCGCAGCCGGAATGGCAGCCCAAGCAAACAACTGTACAATAGATGAAGACAGCGCATGAGTAATGGCCTCTAGAATCTGTGGTGGAATACCCTGTCTTAATTCCGGTGACAACAGTGCATGTGGATCTGTTAAATTCAGTCCGTCCGGTATGCCTCCACCGGTTGTAGCCTCTCCAGCACCCGCTCCACCAGCCTCTGCTGCTGATCCAAGTGCCTCGGTCATTTTACGTGTAAACACTTGGCTCTGTACGATACCAAAAATCGTGATCCCCATCGTCATGCCAAGAGACCGCAAGAAGTTAAGCGTAGAACTAGCCGCCCCGCGTCTACGTGGTTCAAATGCATTCATCGCCGCGTTGCTAAGCACCGAGAACGATGCACCCACGCCAAGTCCGACCATAACCATGAATATACGGATCGTCCAGAGCGATGATCCCTCATCCAGCGTTGTAAGTAATCCAAGTCCAAGCACGAGAAGTGCAAGTGTAGGAATCATAATATTACGGTACTTGATTTTGGTCATTAATACCCCACCCAGGGAGGCCGTTACGACTGAACCAAGCATCATTGGCAGTAAAACTAGACCTGAGTTAGTCGCTTTACCACCCAAAACACCTTGAATGAAAATCGGTATGTATACGGAAGCTGTAATAAACGCCGCCCCACTGAACATTGCGATTACGTTGCTGGACCAATACACCCGATTGCGGAACATATTAAAGGAAATAATCGGTTCCTTGGCTCGTGTCTCTGCATAGAGGAATAATAGGGCGAGTACGATAAATCCGGCGAACAAGCCAATAATCTGTCCCGAATCCCAAGCATACGTCTTGCCGCCTAATTCCAAACCGAAGATCAGACAGACCACTGCGCCAATCAGTGTTACAGCACCTAGCCAGTCAATCTGCTGGGATTGATGCTGGTGTGATTCTTTATAACAAATAGTAATAAACAAAAACGCAATTAAACCAAGTGGTAGGTTAATATAGAATACCCATTCCCATGTCGCGTACTCAGTAATATAAGCACCAAGCAACGGGCCAAATACACTGGATAGACCAAATACCGCACCAAACAATCCACCCAGTTTACCCCGTGCCTCTGGAGCAACAACATCAAACATAATCGTAAACGCAATGGGCACCAGCGCACCTGCACCAATCCCTTGAATTGCTCTGTACATCGTTAATTCCACGATAGATGTCGCTGTTCCGCACAACGCCGAACCAAGCATGAATACAATGATGCCAAATACAAAGAATTTCTTCCGTCCGTACATATCCGACAGTTTACCGAAGATCGGCATTCCCGCCATCTCCGCAACCATGTATGCAGAGGTCACCCAAACGAACTTGTCGAGTCCCCCGAGCTTGCCGACGATATCACCCATCGCCGTAGCTACAATGGTGTTATCCATTGAAGCCATAAGTATGCTAAGCAGTAGCCCTGCCAGCACAAATCCAATTTTGTTTTTACTTGCAGCCATCGTTCTTAATCTCTCCATTCACGATCTATTCATATGACTGCATTAGTATATCCGAAATGTCGCAATCATTAATCAGTCCAAGGACCGATTGCTTTACGCCAAAACAATCTATCGTGAACGAGCCATTCGCATCCGTTTTCGCATCAGATTTGTTCAACACGACCTATTCTTGCTTCTGGATCTACCGACAAGTCACCCGAATATTCGACCAACCTAATGTTACAACCCCGCCCAATATGAACTCGTGTACCTCGAACAGTATCGGCCTCTGTATCTTCAAGCATAATCTCATCTCCCTCAATCAGTTCTGCTCGAAAAGAAGGAGCCCCGCCCAAACCAAGTGCTTTCCAGAATCCACTGCGCTCTCTACGCCGAATATCAATCCGTTCACCGCCAACTTCCCTAGCCGAGGAAGACGTATATAAACGAATCTCCACGGTGTCTGCGTTCAACAGCCCCCCTACTTTGAGGTTGCCTTGAACACTAATCGACTCGCCCTGGACATCTCCATCAATCGTGGCCATACCGCCGATATCAATGCGCTCACTGTCCACTCTACCGCGTACGTTGCATTTTCCGTTCACCGTCAACTCCGGTGTAGCCAAAGCACCATTAATCGTTGTCATGCCATCCACACGCACACGAGAACTAACTAGCGGGCCGTTAATCGTACACATGCCATTGACCGTTGTCGTCTCCGCGCGAGCCGAGCCATGAACGCCCATTGTTCCATTTACATCCAGTGAATTGGTCTGCAGTTCTCCTTCCACTTTAGCCATACCATTCACGGTTACGCTCTCCGTGTACAACGCACCATAGATTTTCAGAGTCCCATTCACATTGAGCGAAGTACAATCCAAGTCTCCGTCCAATTTGGCCATGCCATCAATATTCACCCGGTTATAGTGCCCACCTGTCGTTTTGCGAGACCCCGTTACATTCAGATCATTTCTCATGTGACGCTCTTCCATTCATTTCTCCCCCTTTTCAGACATTCCCTAATTTAAGTTTCAATTCTTCCATGAACGTTGCCAGCGTAATTCTCAGCACCACTTTTACACCCTGATCAAAATAAAGCTCCGCTCCTGCACCAACCAGCATAAACGTCGGTACACCCATTTTGCGAATAAGCAGCAACTCACTTGCT
This genomic interval carries:
- a CDS encoding murein hydrolase activator EnvC family protein; protein product: MKKTASLLAFTLLASLTFQPSDGYAKSSISDIDQQIQQLENKAATAKQEQKKAAANKKEAQHYKNKTNAYLKVVLEQINVVSDELANVSLQIENTEEDLRTTKKDLQAAEERIVAREKLLESRVRLMYTDGAVSYLDVLLSSTSFSDFLTRADSLKTIVDQDQHLLDEHKKDKQLVVDKKAELDKQYAEAKSLYAQKKQRKSQLNEKEQEKQVLLASYDAKIEESDELTQEQEDVLMQIASKRSALLQEKNKLREEQAAAAAKAKAEAAARAAAAAKAAAKNPTRVSMDSSSEVTYSSGNGIFSRPVSGGRISSPFGPRTHPITGVVGKMHNGVDFAVPVGTSVHAASGGIVIMAEWYSGYGYTVIVDHGGGLWTLYGHLREGGFKVGKGDTVSKGDVIAESGNTGNSTGPHLHFEVRDNGTAVNPMNYL
- a CDS encoding polymer-forming cytoskeletal protein, with the translated sequence MEERHMRNDLNVTGSRKTTGGHYNRVNIDGMAKLDGDLDCTSLNVNGTLKIYGALYTESVTVNGMAKVEGELQTNSLDVNGTMGVHGSARAETTTVNGMCTINGPLVSSRVRVDGMTTINGALATPELTVNGKCNVRGRVDSERIDIGGMATIDGDVQGESISVQGNLKVGGLLNADTVEIRLYTSSSAREVGGERIDIRRRERSGFWKALGLGGAPSFRAELIEGDEIMLEDTEADTVRGTRVHIGRGCNIRLVEYSGDLSVDPEARIGRVEQI
- a CDS encoding VanW family protein, which produces MKKIHVAVIAMFSILLFGSASYGMIYMYVNQPSLPQKVQVGGWQIGGMNRADVMLELDERLQQLAEWPVILELDEPLAKTLPFTAAQTGAHYDAEGFRLAMKQLEEGNLWERAYARYHLAEDWPVELTYDATSLKTQLSPAWEKETFGSPSNAVRRITPSDKIQYIPEKGVRRIAWDELTRQLQVKLPHDFSALDSEGKPDSIRIQLPLYTMKPEVTVDSLRSEGIERKIIQFSTGLGNSSEGRVHNVSAAAEAIDGMVLKPGAIFDYEKIVQKAEKEFGFREAPVIVNGRLTPGIGGGICQVSSTIYNAALLTGLDIVERRNHSLPVKYLPKGLDATFASGAINFRFKNNTEKSLLIHAEVNNHRLVVKFFGTFPENVSYALESRTIETLSVPVKYVSSNVLPDGAQQVLQNGQPGYIVETVRTKRVDGKVVESKTISRDTYKAQNRLIARPGNSSVPDEQEPSIVEDGISDTKQP
- the ftsX gene encoding permease-like cell division protein FtsX; translated protein: MNFSTLLRHLREGFKNVFRNGWMSVASIMSIIVSLLILGVFMLLVLNVNSMANQVDSQVEISTFLELNVDEQLRNTLEQEISAMPEVSEIRFVSKEDGLKEFRERLGDSADNVLSGFDVDNNPLPETIEVEVIEPETVTFVAQKIEALNEKHPEKPIMKVNYGKETVEVLFKFTKLVRNIGFIFVGGLGLMSMFLISNTIRVTILARRREIGIMKLVGATNTFIRWPFFIEGALIGLIGSAVTVAVLFFGYSRLMATIGQDVFMQMLNLVPLGDIWVLFATLLIGLGVLVGILGSTLSIRKSLNV
- a CDS encoding S41 family peptidase: MMKKRSALLLVIGALLGGSLLTLVLMSFPGMASPTTPGEGLLASVTGNTQQKNELKKIETAMDLISKNYYKDVDRTKLIDGAINGMMESLGDPYSNYMGQETAAQFEESIEGSFTGIGAEVSSQDGNVVVVSPIKGSPAEKAGIRAKDIIMSVNGETLQGLELNKAVNKIRGPKGSEAKVQVKRAGSTELIEFVIVRDDIDLETIYAHMEDNGVGVITITQFSLNTGERFKEELAKLEKQNMKGLIIDVRNDPGGVLQVVIEIAEQFVPKDKVIVQVEDKNGKKEQSKSNGSGKPYPITVLMNKGSASASEILAGALQQSAGATLIGENSFGKGTVQTSYDKQMGDGSLLKITIAKWLTPNGDWIHEKGIKPDIAVNQPDYFSVAPINKEKLPLKYDSNSTDVKSAQTMLRGLDFKPDRVDGYYDQKTEEAVKAFQKQKGIQATGEIDEKTAESLEAALIERIANPQYDAQLKRAIENVSKDISAAVSKP
- the ftsE gene encoding cell division ATP-binding protein FtsE, with amino-acid sequence MIEMQDVWKTYANGTHALQGVSVKIDRNEFVYIVGPSGAGKSTFMKLMYREEVPTKGQISINGFNIGKLKPRKIPYVRRNIGVVFQDFRLLPKMTAFENVAFAMEVIEAPKRHIKKRVMEVLDLVGLRGKANREPSQLSGGEQQRIAIARAIVNNPSVIIADEPTGNLDPETSWGIMQLLDEINFRGTTIVMATHNKDIVNTMRKRVIAIERGQIVRDQMRGEYGYEF
- a CDS encoding MDR family MFS transporter gives rise to the protein MAASKNKIGFVLAGLLLSILMASMDNTIVATAMGDIVGKLGGLDKFVWVTSAYMVAEMAGMPIFGKLSDMYGRKKFFVFGIIVFMLGSALCGTATSIVELTMYRAIQGIGAGALVPIAFTIMFDVVAPEARGKLGGLFGAVFGLSSVFGPLLGAYITEYATWEWVFYINLPLGLIAFLFITICYKESHQHQSQQIDWLGAVTLIGAVVCLIFGLELGGKTYAWDSGQIIGLFAGFIVLALLFLYAETRAKEPIISFNMFRNRVYWSSNVIAMFSGAAFITASVYIPIFIQGVLGGKATNSGLVLLPMMLGSVVTASLGGVLMTKIKYRNIMIPTLALLVLGLGLLTTLDEGSSLWTIRIFMVMVGLGVGASFSVLSNAAMNAFEPRRRGAASSTLNFLRSLGMTMGITIFGIVQSQVFTRKMTEALGSAAEAGGAGAGEATTGGGIPDGLNLTDPHALLSPELRQGIPPQILEAITHALSSSIVQLFAWAAIPAALALIASFFMGNEKMVVGEEQSEYTGGH